Proteins from a genomic interval of Hippocampus zosterae strain Florida chromosome 14, ASM2543408v3, whole genome shotgun sequence:
- the slc35g2a gene encoding solute carrier family 35 member G2a translates to MESTHLLGGAKKRVKIHPRTVTAKYATQTPYSPQPGIHAHFPQPGDEGYDDAPSFEDFGSFLEETSDRKQLTETKRWPLALFGSKDKDKGGGAVSRPPAGGGGDSGETVARAGKGPGKGVGEQLASFGEASVSASRLTWVGLLGAALANGCVVVLTRVAWERFGLGPLFLLLVRSAVQLASVAVPLYKGENPFGPEGYRLRLLCYGVAYSLSLCCAYSSLSFTSQEDAAPAWRLATTALSAALAFLLLEERLGLSDGINLAVGLCGLGVLLLPAADDSNADSPTDPVLFWRGAFGWSLSALAGLWLALALVGYRSLKERVGVATALFTVSWTGCVVTPVSLALLPENRSWPASVPGWGLVAASVACSSVAFLGVTHGLTRVHPALVSASQSLEAPLATAAHLIMAQLAPSAPEVVGNAMALLSVGWLVTAKLLASRGGGSRRHREEYEEILDSPIK, encoded by the coding sequence ATGGAGTCCACCCACCTGCTGGGCGGCGCTAAGAAGCGGGTCAAGATCCACCCTCGCACCGTCACGGCCAAGTATGCCACGCAGACCCCTTACTCCCCGCAACCCGGCATCCACGCGCACTTCCCGCAGCCCGGCGACGAGGGCTACGACGACGCGCCGTCCTTCGAGGACTTCGGCTCCTTCCTGGAGGAGACGTCGGACAGGAAGCAGCTGACGGAGACCAAGAGGTGGCCGCTAGCCCTGTTTGGGTCCAAAGACAAGGACAAGGGGGGGGGCGCCGTGTCGAGACCTCCGGCCGGCGGGGGCGGCGATAGCGGCGAAACGGTAGCCAGGGCGGGCAAGGGCCCGGGGAAAGGGGTCGGGGAGCAGCTGGCCAGTTTCGGGGAGGCCTCGGTGTCGGCGTCGCGGCTCACCTGGGTGGGGCTGCTGGGGGCGGCGCTGGCTAACGGCTGCGTGGTGGTTCTGACCCGGGTGGCCTGGGAACGCTTCGGGCTGGGCCCCCTCTTTCTGCTGTTGGTTCGCTCGGCGGTCCAGCTGGCGTCGGTGGCGGTGCCGTTGTACAAGGGCGAGAACCCTTTCGGACCCGAGGGCTACCGCCTGCGCCTGCTTTGTTATGGCGTGGCCTATTCGCTGTCCCTGTGCTGCGCTTACTCCTCGCTGAGCTTCACCTCCCAAGAGGACGCCGCCCCCGCTTGGCGCCTGGCCACCACGGCGCTGTCCGccgccctggccttcctgttgCTGGAGGAGCGTCTGGGTTTGTCCGACGGCATCAATCTGGCGGTGGGGCTGTGCGGTTTGGGGGTCCTGCTGCTCCCGGCGGCGGATGACAGCAATGCCGATTCCCCGACAGACCCCGTGCTATTCTGGAGGGGCGCCTTTGGGTGGTCCCTGTCGGCGCTGGCGGGGTTATGGTTGGCCCTGGCCCTGGTGGGCTACCGCTCCCTGAAGGAGAGAGTCGGCGTGGCCACGGCTCTGTTCACCGTGAGCTGGACGGGCTGCGTGGTCACTCCGGTTTCGTTGGCCCTGCTCCCGGAGAACCGGTCTTGGCCGGCGAGCGTTCCCGGCTGGGGCCTGGTCGCGGCTTCGGTGGCTTGCTCGAGCGTCGCCTTCCTGGGGGTGACGCACGGCCTCACGAGGGTCCACCCGGCGCTAGTGTCCGCTAGCCAGAGCCTGGAGGCGCCCTTGGCCACGGCGGCCCATCTGATCATGGCGCAGCTGGCCCCCAGCGCCCCCGAGGTGGTCGGGAACGCCATGGCGCTGCTGAGCGTCGGCTGGTTGGTGACCGCCAAGCTGTTGGCGTCCCGCGGGGGGGGCAGCCGGCGTCACAGAGAGGAATATGAGGAAATTCTAGACTCACCCATCAAATAA
- the LOC127614322 gene encoding uncharacterized protein LOC127614322 produces the protein MLQLPSPSWTFDTLHPLLHYSQHPPLTRTPPPPPPPPDLLLPPTEFIRRPQWAHSKHFLQGQQEARCFFYYILDPPTPSFQKMGTLRIWGVLRLWAVLCTMACVGSSPHYNQVDYADVYDNEVASEQRQEDSLQPQTSCQSAELTRWDKLFIALENSHMRQNMLLESSESCCGAAASLREQVDRLARTASRQCPPWQSAIKLLHQDLLELREEGEARERRFNATLQLYIHSKPSALGLKEQEVMREVTAPPADSVEKALVTIATELQRLYVQLGRVIQQAGTLRKDSEDS, from the exons aTGCTCCAACTTCCTTCTCCAAGTTGGACTTTTGACACATTACATCCACTGTTACATTACTCACAACATCCACCCCTcacacgcaccccccccccccccccccccccaccggacCTCCTACTCCCTCCAACTGAGTTTATAAGGCGGCCTCAGTGGGCTCACAGCAAACACTTTTTACAGGGCCAACAAGAAGCCAGGTGCTTCTTTTACTACATtttggacccccccaccccctccttccaaAAAATGGGTACTCTAAGAATATGGGGGGTGCTGAGGCTATGGGCAGTGCTTTGCACAATGGCATGCGTGGGCTCGTCGCCACACTACAATCAGGTGGACTACGCCGACGTCTATGACAACGAGGTGGCCAGTGAGCAACGGCAAG AGGATTCCCTGCAGCCGCAAACATCGTGTCAATCTGCGGAGCTCACTCGATGGGACAAGCTCTTCATTGCCCTGGAGAACTCTCACATGAGGCAAAACATGCTGCTGGAGTCCTCGGAATCTTGCTGCGGGGCCGCGGCGTCCCTCAGGGAACAGGTGGATCGCCTGGCCCGGACGGCGTCCCGCCAGTGCCCGCCCTGGCAGTCCGCCATCAAGTTGCTTCATCAAGACCTCCTGGAGCTCCGTGAGGAAGGTGAGGCGAGGGAGAGGAGGTTCAACGCCACCCTGCAGTTGTATATTCATTCCAAGCCCTCGGCGTTGGGTCTTAAAGAACAAGAAGTGATGCGGGAAGTAACGGCGCCCCCTGCCGACAGTGTGGAAAAGGCCCTGGTTACCATAGCGACCGAGCTGCAGAGGCTCTATGTGCAGCTCGGTCGGGTTATCCAGCAGGCGGGCACACTGAGGAAAGACTCGGAAGACTCGTGA
- the LOC127614318 gene encoding endophilin-B1-like, whose amino-acid sequence MDLTRLAVDASQFINRAVQYTGESLGQADKTDLDPDLEELLMRADATKTWTDVIVSQTEAVLQPSTAARLEERLYEHLDWPAPSRPRAQELLGDQMIQAGLEMGTSSPYGTSLLRCGEAQKQLGEAQRKFAQSASIHFLSPLRRFGVCEYKIMQEERRMLLSKRLDLDVAKSRLRRAHEAERESRNLDANPVEDEDFSSHVSYMLRFMRVRWMKMWAQEISQAETELRISESLFLRQSEVTRQLLGEISATHHNHMQRLSDFVDVQTCYYAQCKQHALELHKQLASVPAVLCSNKWQSSITNGPPRCQHPSAEQNQVSPASAVVIHRLPEFQQDSWTMGVSANNNNEQVPGPACPSEHEHPPSSEPTD is encoded by the exons ATGGATTTGACGCGGTTGGCCGTGGACGCCAGCCAGTTCATCAACCGTGCGGTCCAG TACACGGGGGAGAGTCTTGGCCAGGCCGACAAGACCGACTTAGAtcccgacctggaggagctcctGATGCGGGCGGATGCCACCAAGACATGGACGGACGTCATCGTCTCACAGACAGAGGCCGTGTTGCAGCCCAGTACAG CGGCGCGACTGGAAGAGAGACTGTACGAGCATCTGGACTGGCCTGCCCCGTCTCGACCTCGCGCTCAAGAGCTCCTGGGTGACCAGATGATTCAGGCTGGGCTGGAGATGGGAACCAGCAGCCCATACG GAACGTCGCTACTGCGATGCGGCGAGGCTCAGAAGCAGCTCGGCGAGGCCCAGAGGAAGTTTGCCCAGAGCGCCAGCATCCATTTTCTCAGCCCTCTGCGACGCTTCGGCGTGTGTGAATACAAAATCATGCAG GAGGAGCGCAGGATGTTGCTGAGCAAGCGTCTGGACTTGGACGTCGCCAAGAGCCGACTGAGGCGCGCTCATGAGGCCGAACGAGAGTCCAGG AACCTGGACGCAAACCCCGTGGAGGACGAGGACTTCTCGTCTCACGTGTCCTACATGCTCCGATTCATGCGCGTTCGTTGGATGAAG ATGTGGGCGCAGGAGATCTCGCAA gctgagACGGAGCTGAGGATCTCCGAGTCTTTGTTCCTTCGGCAATCGGAAGTCACGCGACAGCTTCTGGGAGAAATTAGCGCCACCCAC cacaACCACATGCAGAGGCTGAGTGACTTTGTGGATGTGCAGACGTGTTACTACGCCCAATGCAAGCAACACGCCCTGGAGCTCCACAAACAGCTGGCCAG CGTCCCGGCCGTGCTGTGCTCCAACAAGTGGCAGTCGTCAATCACCAACGGGCCGCCTCGCTGTCAGCATCCTTCTGCTGAGCAAAATCAAGTTTCTCCCGCCTCCGCCGTCGTCATCCACCGCCTTCCGGAATTCCAGCAGGACTCTTGGACGATGGGAGTGAGCGCTAACAATAACAACGAACAGGTCCCCGGTCCTGCTTGTCCATCAGAACATGAACATCCTCCATCTTCTGAACCCACCGACTAA